Proteins co-encoded in one Campylobacter ornithocola genomic window:
- a CDS encoding alpha/beta fold hydrolase, which translates to MAKTRVYSNGYFYNLSYEIINPKCEKTILVLHGWGANKELMKQAFEKPLNDFKQIYLDLPGFGNSSIDAPMDSYIYAKVVEDFLITIEQKADYLMGHSFGGKVATIMCQNTSFQGLILLSSAGVVLPKSFKVRSKIILFKILKNLPYGDFWRKFFISKDAQGMSEVMYETFKKVVNENLENEFQKLKNPILIFWGNEDKATPLKSGAIIHSLAQKGKFFALDGDHFFFLKHAGFISEKIHEEFFKND; encoded by the coding sequence ATGGCAAAAACTAGAGTATATTCTAATGGATACTTTTATAATTTAAGTTATGAAATCATCAATCCAAAATGCGAAAAAACAATTCTTGTTTTACATGGTTGGGGTGCTAATAAAGAGCTTATGAAACAAGCTTTTGAAAAGCCTTTGAATGATTTTAAACAAATTTATTTAGATTTACCTGGTTTTGGAAATTCAAGTATAGATGCACCTATGGATTCTTATATTTATGCAAAGGTTGTGGAAGACTTTTTAATAACAATAGAGCAAAAAGCAGATTATTTAATGGGACATTCTTTTGGTGGAAAAGTTGCGACTATTATGTGTCAAAATACTAGTTTTCAGGGTTTGATTTTACTTTCTAGCGCGGGTGTAGTTTTGCCAAAAAGCTTTAAGGTGAGATCTAAAATAATCTTGTTTAAAATTTTAAAAAATCTTCCTTATGGAGATTTTTGGAGAAAATTTTTTATTAGCAAAGACGCTCAAGGTATGAGCGAAGTGATGTATGAAACCTTTAAAAAGGTTGTCAATGAAAATTTAGAAAATGAATTTCAAAAACTTAAAAATCCTATTTTAATTTTTTGGGGCAATGAAGATAAGGCTACACCTTTAAAAAGCGGAGCAATCATTCACTCTTTAGCACAAAAAGGGAAATTTTTTGCACTAGATGGGGATCACTTTTTCTTCTTAAAGCATGCTGGTTTTATAAGTGAAAAAATACACGAGGAATTTTTTAAAAATGATTAG
- a CDS encoding methionine ABC transporter ATP-binding protein, whose amino-acid sequence MIKIQNLKKYYGKELVINDVSLEVKEGEIYALVGHSGAGKSTLLRCINGLENYQSGSVQVFGKEIATLKEKELRIFRKDIGMIFQHFALMSRKNVFENVAMPLEIHNFDKSTIQKRVNELLDLVGLLAKSKAYPNELSGGQKQRVAIARALALNPKILLSDEATSALDPNTTNNILELIAKINQEFNISVVLVTHEMEAVKQIAQKAVLLEHGQIIGQGKIEDLFLKPSEKMREFLGESDFLPQNGVNVRLYFCKEKANQSIITHMARSLNIDFNIVWGKIEKLNNNALGNLVINIEAKDQEKVLNYLQENGVIWELV is encoded by the coding sequence GTGATAAAAATACAAAATCTTAAAAAATATTATGGCAAAGAATTAGTTATAAATGATGTTTCTTTGGAAGTTAAAGAAGGAGAAATTTATGCCCTTGTTGGACATAGTGGGGCAGGAAAATCAACTTTGCTAAGATGTATTAATGGTTTGGAAAATTATCAAAGCGGTAGCGTGCAAGTTTTTGGTAAAGAAATAGCTACCTTAAAAGAAAAAGAGTTAAGAATATTTAGAAAAGATATAGGAATGATTTTTCAACATTTTGCACTTATGAGTAGAAAAAATGTATTTGAAAATGTAGCTATGCCTTTAGAAATTCATAATTTTGACAAAAGCACAATTCAAAAAAGAGTTAATGAGCTTTTAGATCTTGTAGGACTTTTAGCCAAAAGCAAGGCTTATCCAAATGAACTAAGTGGTGGGCAAAAACAAAGAGTGGCTATAGCTAGAGCCCTTGCTTTAAATCCTAAAATTTTACTAAGCGATGAAGCTACCTCTGCACTTGATCCAAATACAACAAATAATATTTTAGAACTTATTGCCAAAATCAATCAAGAGTTTAACATCAGCGTTGTATTAGTAACCCATGAAATGGAAGCAGTAAAACAAATAGCTCAAAAGGCTGTATTATTAGAACATGGACAAATCATAGGTCAAGGGAAAATCGAGGATTTATTCTTAAAGCCAAGTGAAAAAATGCGTGAATTCCTAGGAGAAAGTGATTTTTTACCACAAAATGGAGTCAATGTGCGCTTATATTTTTGCAAAGAAAAAGCAAATCAAAGCATTATCACTCATATGGCTAGAAGTTTAAATATTGATTTTAATATAGTTTGGGGTAAGATAGAAAAACTAAACAACAATGCTTTAGGAAATTTGGTAATCAATATAGAAGCTAAAGATCAAGAAAAAGTTTTAAATTATTTACAAGAAAATGGCGTTATTTGGGAGCTTGTGTAA
- a CDS encoding glycosyltransferase — protein MKHKLGILLAATKNSSFTIGTLLINIMDVMSKEVDVFYILHDGFSLNDQNIMKKIVKNKTIKFIPFTQEDFLATLSKNQNDINNLFFLKRWTHMAFARFEAFKFLDECESIIYLDFDVLLLKSIDELSKLRARKYHFGARLGKTLLLESLPVKKEHHQNRTYLTGILVFTDLIPNPLKCYQFIYKHLNENIQNLNDQGLFTLLVLEHKFKIKDLKDTYNGNIDYRTNLSQKASITHAEGSNNRFWNNALCNQTWPKWQEYYEKWLQLGGSRYLDGIKAINTQAKARIRYHLSYKLGYAFIECAKNKKKIPLLPFTLLKIYYRHNKLAKQYQKDIKIKPILSFHLYQAMMIIKARVLKIKILILIKSDKLSLRLKKIGTKVVM, from the coding sequence ATGAAGCATAAACTCGGTATTTTACTAGCAGCAACTAAAAATTCAAGCTTTACCATAGGAACCTTACTCATTAATATTATGGATGTTATGAGTAAGGAGGTAGATGTATTTTATATTTTACATGATGGTTTTAGCTTAAATGATCAAAATATCATGAAAAAAATCGTTAAAAATAAAACAATTAAATTTATTCCATTTACCCAAGAAGATTTTTTAGCTACTCTTAGTAAAAACCAAAACGATATAAATAATTTATTTTTCTTAAAAAGATGGACGCATATGGCTTTTGCAAGATTTGAAGCTTTTAAGTTTTTAGATGAATGTGAAAGTATTATTTATCTTGATTTTGATGTTTTACTTTTAAAAAGTATAGATGAACTTAGCAAATTAAGAGCTAGAAAATATCACTTTGGTGCAAGATTAGGTAAAACTTTACTTCTTGAAAGCTTACCTGTAAAAAAAGAGCACCATCAAAATCGTACGTATTTAACCGGGATTTTAGTCTTTACCGATCTTATTCCAAATCCTTTAAAATGCTATCAATTTATCTATAAGCATTTAAATGAGAATATTCAAAATTTAAACGATCAAGGATTGTTTACACTACTAGTACTAGAACATAAATTTAAAATAAAAGATTTAAAAGATACTTACAATGGAAATATTGATTATAGAACCAATTTATCACAAAAAGCCTCTATAACACATGCAGAAGGTAGTAATAATCGTTTTTGGAATAATGCTTTATGCAATCAAACATGGCCTAAATGGCAAGAATACTACGAAAAATGGTTGCAACTTGGAGGAAGTAGATATTTAGATGGAATAAAAGCTATCAATACTCAAGCAAAAGCAAGAATAAGATATCATTTATCATATAAACTAGGTTACGCTTTCATAGAATGCGCTAAAAATAAGAAAAAAATTCCTTTATTACCTTTCACTTTATTAAAAATTTATTATAGACATAATAAACTTGCCAAACAATACCAAAAAGATATAAAAATAAAACCTATCTTAAGCTTCCACCTTTATCAAGCTATGATGATTATAAAAGCGAGGGTATTAAAAATCAAAATACTTATTCTTATAAAATCGGACAAGCTCTCATTAAGGCTCAAAAAAATTGGCACAAAGGTGGTTATGTAG
- a CDS encoding D-alanine--D-alanine ligase, producing the protein MIYGVIFGANSYEHEISIVSAVVLKKVLKTQKKFIFCDKNKEFFLIDEEKMNAKTFSSGDYKKEKALALKRGGFFIKTMLGEKKLDIDIAINIVHGKDGEDGKIAALLDFYGVKYIGPRIEASVLSFNKVLTKLYAESVGVKTLDYKVLNLHKEQNISLDFPCILKPARLGSSIGISIVKDESELKYAKDVAFEFDEDVVVEKFVSNIKEYNLAGCMIGEKMEFSIIEEPKKNEILDFEQKYLGFSESSKVSEANISEELKQKLRDSFTKIYNHLFKGALIRCDFFVIDDEVYLNEINPNPGSLANYLFEDFTNTVDNLAKNIELEKQIKIDYTFIHSINGQKGKL; encoded by the coding sequence ATATGGTGTAATTTTTGGTGCAAATTCTTATGAACATGAAATTAGTATTGTGAGTGCTGTGGTGTTAAAAAAAGTACTTAAGACACAAAAAAAATTCATTTTTTGTGATAAAAATAAGGAATTTTTTCTTATAGATGAAGAAAAAATGAATGCAAAAACTTTTAGTAGTGGTGATTATAAAAAAGAAAAGGCCTTAGCGTTAAAGCGGGGTGGTTTTTTTATAAAAACTATGTTAGGTGAGAAAAAACTTGACATTGATATAGCGATAAATATCGTGCATGGAAAAGATGGTGAAGATGGTAAAATAGCTGCTTTGCTTGATTTTTATGGCGTAAAATACATAGGTCCACGCATAGAAGCTAGTGTTTTATCTTTTAATAAGGTTTTAACTAAACTTTATGCGGAAAGTGTAGGAGTGAAAACACTTGATTATAAGGTTTTAAATTTACATAAAGAGCAAAATATTTCTTTAGACTTTCCTTGTATCTTAAAACCTGCAAGATTAGGTAGCAGTATAGGTATAAGTATAGTTAAAGACGAAAGTGAACTTAAATACGCTAAAGATGTTGCTTTTGAATTTGATGAGGATGTCGTGGTTGAAAAATTTGTAAGTAATATTAAAGAGTATAACTTAGCTGGTTGTATGATAGGTGAAAAAATGGAATTTTCCATTATTGAAGAGCCTAAAAAAAATGAAATTTTAGATTTTGAACAAAAATATTTAGGTTTTTCAGAAAGCTCTAAAGTAAGTGAAGCAAATATTAGTGAAGAATTAAAACAAAAACTAAGAGATAGTTTTACTAAAATTTATAATCATTTGTTTAAAGGAGCTTTGATCCGCTGTGATTTTTTTGTGATAGATGATGAGGTTTATTTAAATGAGATTAATCCAAATCCAGGATCACTAGCAAATTATTTATTTGAAGATTTTACCAACACAGTTGATAATTTAGCAAAAAATATAGAATTAGAAAAGCAAATTAAGATTGATTATACTTTTATTCATAGTATTAATGGACAAAAAGGTAAGCTATAA
- a CDS encoding type II toxin-antitoxin system Phd/YefM family antitoxin, with product MATFSKDEIYTATEVVRNFSTMLEKAKKNENGRVVIVKNNKFEAVLLSFEEYERLSEAVVLLEKIYKDKKG from the coding sequence ATGGCCACCTTTAGCAAAGATGAAATTTATACTGCTACTGAAGTAGTAAGAAATTTCAGTACTATGCTTGAAAAAGCCAAAAAAAATGAAAATGGTAGAGTAGTAATTGTAAAAAATAATAAATTTGAAGCCGTGCTTTTAAGTTTTGAAGAATATGAGCGTTTAAGTGAAGCTGTAGTACTTTTGGAAAAGATTTATAAGGATAAAAAAGGTTAG
- a CDS encoding MetQ/NlpA family ABC transporter substrate-binding protein, whose protein sequence is MKLLKLLAASTILGASLFANEVITVGATPVPHAEILEQTKDLLKKEGYILEIKEFNDYVLPNLSTDSKELDANFFQHQPYLDEFNANKGTKLISVAKVHIEPMAVYSKKYKNIQDLPQNATIAVPNDPTNESRALDIIASTKLVSFENTALKTPLDIKDNPKNIKFKELKAAQLPRALDDVDFAVINSNYALSANLNPVKDSILIESKESPYANILVTTQDNKDNPKIKALVKALQSQKVKDFINEKYQGAVVPAF, encoded by the coding sequence ATGAAATTGTTAAAATTGCTCGCTGCAAGCACAATTTTAGGTGCAAGTTTATTTGCTAATGAAGTTATCACTGTAGGTGCAACACCTGTTCCTCATGCTGAAATTTTAGAACAAACTAAAGATTTATTAAAAAAAGAAGGCTACATACTAGAAATTAAAGAATTTAATGACTATGTTTTACCAAATCTTAGTACAGACAGTAAAGAGCTTGATGCAAATTTTTTCCAACATCAACCTTATTTAGATGAATTTAATGCTAATAAAGGCACAAAATTAATTAGTGTTGCAAAAGTTCATATTGAACCAATGGCGGTTTATTCTAAAAAATATAAAAACATCCAAGATCTTCCACAAAATGCTACCATAGCTGTACCTAATGATCCAACTAATGAAAGTAGAGCTTTGGATATTATCGCTAGTACTAAGCTAGTTAGTTTTGAAAATACCGCATTAAAAACTCCGCTTGATATTAAAGATAATCCCAAAAATATTAAATTTAAAGAGTTAAAAGCAGCACAGCTTCCAAGAGCTTTAGATGATGTTGATTTTGCAGTGATTAATTCAAACTATGCCTTATCGGCAAATTTAAATCCTGTAAAAGATTCTATTTTAATAGAAAGCAAAGAAAGTCCTTATGCAAATATCCTAGTAACCACTCAAGATAATAAAGATAATCCTAAAATCAAAGCTTTAGTAAAGGCTTTACAGAGTCAAAAAGTAAAAGATTTTATCAATGAAAAATATCAAGGTGCAGTAGTTCCTGCATTTTAA
- the pta gene encoding phosphate acetyltransferase gives MKSMFLLNCVDEKFLTQTLGRIQGKIAFYFPIFCEKNKEKIALICSKTNFKLDFFSSFEKNDYQTKFTQNPNNFLKKIIQDYEKIKKENDFVIVVGLDDFGLMGDLNLNIALAKELNAPLYAKSQDENHIMLNFLLGQKLSEFVLLKENEDFTQDLLQEYTYKTQARFAYELFEKAKADKKIVVLPESFDERVLKASEFLMQNEIVDLILLGDSNEICAKANSLNINIDGVRIINPKNSQYNEEFEELLYEARKSKGMDKEEAKRLVQDKTYFATLLVHTQKAHAMVSGASTTTAETIRPALQIIKTKPDVSLVSGMFFMSLEDKVLVFADCAVMPNPTPEQLAEIAYVSANSAKAFGLDPKVALLSYSSGDSGSGASVDAIKEATKIAKEKYPQLELEGPIQFDAAYDMLTAKSKMPNSKVAGRANVYVFPDLNAANICYKAVQRTANSLAIGPILQGLKKPINDLSRGCLVEDIVNTVILSAIQAQE, from the coding sequence ATGAAATCTATGTTTTTATTAAATTGTGTTGATGAGAAATTTTTAACACAAACTTTAGGGAGAATTCAAGGTAAAATAGCTTTTTATTTTCCTATTTTTTGTGAAAAAAATAAAGAAAAAATTGCCTTAATATGCTCAAAAACTAATTTCAAGCTAGATTTTTTTAGTAGTTTTGAAAAAAATGATTATCAAACCAAATTTACTCAAAATCCAAATAATTTTTTAAAAAAAATAATTCAAGATTATGAAAAAATAAAAAAAGAAAATGATTTTGTTATAGTGGTTGGGTTAGATGATTTTGGTTTAATGGGGGATTTGAATTTAAATATAGCTTTAGCTAAAGAGCTAAATGCTCCATTATACGCAAAAAGTCAAGATGAAAATCATATTATGTTAAATTTTTTACTAGGTCAAAAGCTTAGTGAGTTTGTTTTATTAAAAGAAAATGAAGATTTTACTCAAGATTTATTGCAAGAATATACTTATAAAACTCAAGCAAGATTTGCTTATGAGCTTTTTGAAAAAGCAAAAGCTGACAAAAAAATAGTAGTTTTACCTGAAAGTTTTGATGAAAGAGTGTTAAAAGCAAGTGAGTTTTTAATGCAAAATGAGATTGTTGATTTGATTTTACTAGGCGATAGCAATGAAATTTGTGCTAAAGCTAATAGTTTAAATATTAATATTGATGGTGTACGTATTATAAATCCTAAAAATTCTCAATATAATGAAGAATTTGAAGAGCTTTTATATGAAGCTAGGAAAAGTAAAGGTATGGATAAAGAAGAAGCTAAAAGGTTAGTGCAAGATAAAACGTATTTTGCAACTTTACTTGTACATACTCAAAAGGCTCATGCTATGGTAAGTGGTGCAAGTACAACTACTGCCGAAACTATTCGTCCTGCCTTGCAAATTATCAAAACAAAACCTGATGTGAGTTTGGTTTCTGGTATGTTTTTTATGTCTTTAGAGGATAAGGTTTTAGTTTTTGCTGATTGTGCTGTTATGCCAAATCCAACCCCTGAGCAACTTGCTGAGATTGCTTATGTGAGTGCAAATAGTGCTAAAGCTTTTGGACTTGATCCTAAAGTAGCTTTGCTTTCATATTCTAGTGGAGATAGTGGGAGCGGAGCTAGTGTAGATGCGATTAAAGAAGCTACTAAAATAGCTAAGGAAAAATATCCTCAACTTGAGTTGGAAGGCCCTATACAATTTGATGCTGCTTATGATATGTTAACAGCAAAAAGCAAAATGCCAAATTCTAAAGTAGCAGGAAGAGCAAATGTATATGTGTTTCCTGATTTAAATGCGGCAAATATTTGTTATAAAGCAGTGCAAAGAACAGCAAATTCTTTAGCCATTGGTCCAATTTTGCAAGGTCTTAAAAAGCCAATTAATGATTTAAGTAGAGGTTGTTTGGTAGAAGATATTGTTAATACTGTGATTTTAAGTGCTATTCAAGCACAAGAATAA
- the flgH gene encoding flagellar basal body L-ring protein FlgH, producing MKFKNVNFYLLPFVMFGCSATVDPHINMKPPTYVEELAPKQNHNTQSNPGSLFGKGDNPLFSDKKAMNVNDLVTVVIRENATQNSQGSKATSKNNNVNLGGGQITTGAGLSKVRDFVNDYTNIGYTTASTSEYQGTGSQTRSENFQTTISARVIKVLSNGNYFIEGSRELLINGEKQIIQLSGVIRPYDISQDNMIDSKYIADAKILYKTEGDIDKSTRKPWGTKFMETIWPF from the coding sequence ATGAAATTTAAAAATGTTAATTTTTACTTGTTACCTTTTGTAATGTTTGGTTGTAGTGCCACAGTTGATCCGCATATTAATATGAAACCACCTACTTATGTAGAAGAATTAGCTCCAAAACAAAATCATAACACCCAAAGCAATCCTGGATCTTTATTTGGCAAAGGAGATAATCCTTTATTTTCTGATAAGAAAGCAATGAATGTAAATGATTTAGTTACTGTAGTTATTAGAGAAAATGCTACACAAAATTCACAAGGTTCCAAAGCTACAAGTAAAAACAATAATGTTAATTTAGGTGGAGGACAAATAACTACTGGTGCTGGACTTAGCAAAGTTAGAGATTTTGTTAATGATTATACAAATATAGGTTATACCACAGCAAGTACTTCAGAATATCAAGGTACAGGAAGCCAAACTAGAAGTGAAAATTTCCAGACCACCATTTCTGCTAGAGTGATTAAAGTTTTATCCAATGGAAATTATTTTATAGAAGGAAGTCGTGAGCTTTTAATCAACGGAGAAAAGCAAATCATTCAATTAAGCGGGGTTATAAGACCTTATGATATTTCTCAAGATAATATGATAGATAGTAAATACATAGCTGATGCGAAAATTCTTTATAAAACAGAAGGTGATATAGATAAATCTACACGCAAGCCTTGGGGAACAAAATTTATGGAAACCATTTGGCCTTTTTAA
- a CDS encoding Mur ligase family protein, which yields MISIIAFLSLNFLLGFYLILALQWYSYKFSRIVLHFAKPLWHLYFLIIPYFAFVFSLYSGNFYLYFIIFVLSLLYGGYLYKNLDKKLVFTARIKRYFLFLLLFSLIFIPSFWIGLEALVATFLLSFFVEKINQNHFIKKARKKIYDNQNLKIILITASFGKTSIKNFLYELLKDEFKCYKTPRSVNTFMGIVKDINENLENSTEIYIVEAGAREQNDILEITEFLNPQICIVGEIGLAHLEYFKTQDNIRKTKLQALKSKRLEKYFLHSSTLYENEFYDDCLGDVRASLEGLDFKIRLDGNFYDFHANLLGAFNAYNISVCILLAHYLGIKIENITKSISNLKAVEHRLQVISKEPKFIIDDGFNGNFKGMSQSYELCKSYQGRKVLVTPGIVEVNEEENIKLCKIINECFDFVIITSEVNSVILQKYITLDFYVLKEKSQLVQALSKLTQNGDLILFSNDAPSFI from the coding sequence ATGATTAGTATAATAGCTTTTTTAAGTTTAAATTTTTTACTCGGATTTTATCTGATTTTAGCTTTGCAGTGGTATTCTTACAAATTTTCACGCATAGTTTTACATTTTGCTAAACCCTTGTGGCATTTGTATTTTTTAATAATTCCTTATTTTGCTTTTGTATTTTCTTTGTATAGTGGAAATTTTTATTTATATTTTATAATTTTTGTTTTATCTTTGTTATATGGTGGGTATTTATATAAAAATTTAGATAAAAAGTTAGTTTTTACTGCTAGAATTAAGCGTTATTTTTTATTTTTGTTGCTTTTTAGCTTGATATTTATACCATCTTTTTGGATAGGTTTAGAAGCTTTAGTGGCTACATTTTTATTAAGTTTTTTTGTAGAAAAAATAAACCAAAATCATTTTATCAAAAAAGCAAGAAAAAAGATTTATGATAATCAAAATTTAAAAATTATTCTAATTACTGCAAGTTTTGGAAAAACAAGTATTAAAAATTTTTTATATGAACTTTTGAAAGATGAGTTTAAGTGCTATAAAACTCCAAGGAGTGTTAATACTTTTATGGGTATAGTTAAAGATATCAATGAAAATTTAGAAAATAGTACTGAAATTTATATCGTAGAAGCTGGTGCAAGAGAGCAAAATGATATTTTAGAAATTACAGAGTTTTTAAATCCTCAAATTTGTATAGTAGGTGAAATTGGTTTGGCACATTTAGAGTATTTTAAAACTCAAGACAATATCCGCAAGACTAAGTTGCAAGCTTTAAAATCCAAGCGTTTGGAAAAATACTTTTTACACTCAAGTACCTTATATGAAAATGAATTTTATGATGATTGTTTAGGTGATGTTAGAGCAAGTTTGGAAGGATTGGATTTTAAAATAAGATTAGATGGAAATTTTTATGATTTTCATGCGAATTTATTGGGTGCTTTTAATGCTTATAATATTAGTGTGTGTATTCTACTTGCTCATTATTTAGGAATTAAAATAGAAAATATTACAAAAAGTATATCGAATTTAAAAGCAGTAGAACATCGCTTGCAAGTGATTTCTAAAGAACCTAAATTTATCATAGATGATGGCTTTAATGGAAATTTTAAAGGTATGAGTCAAAGCTATGAGCTTTGTAAAAGCTATCAAGGAAGAAAAGTTTTGGTAACTCCTGGTATAGTTGAAGTTAATGAAGAAGAAAATATAAAATTATGCAAGATAATCAATGAATGTTTTGATTTTGTAATTATTACTTCAGAGGTTAATAGTGTGATTTTGCAAAAATATATTACATTGGATTTTTATGTATTAAAAGAAAAATCCCAACTTGTGCAAGCTTTGTCAAAATTAACCCAAAATGGAGATTTGATTTTATTTTCTAATGATGCACCAAGTTTTATATAA
- a CDS encoding acetate kinase, whose amino-acid sequence MKILVLNSGSSSIKFKLFEKDEALASGLVEKIGEQSSKIELKDLKSGQKYQKELAIKDHEQGIELVNELFAQSGILHDLNELDGCGHRIVHGGPNLTKHCLVDDEILKEIDRVAHIAPLHNPAHLIGIKTMIKAAPKVPNVTVFDTAFHQSMPDYAYMYALPYEFYEKHQVRKYGFHGTSHSYVSKQAAHILGKDINEFNAISAHLGNGASVCAVENGKCVDTSMGFTPLEGLVMGTRCGDIDPAVLPFLAKELNLNPSDLDTIMNKKSGVYGICGFNDFRDIEAQIEQNNEKARLALDMFCYRLSKYIGSYFAILPRVDALIFTAGIGENDNIVRAKVCQRLAHLGFDIDLDKNAQLRNGEISQKDSKIKILIVPTEEELEIAKITTELIVNK is encoded by the coding sequence ATGAAAATTTTAGTTTTAAATTCAGGTTCATCTTCGATTAAATTTAAGCTTTTTGAAAAAGATGAAGCTCTAGCATCTGGTTTAGTAGAAAAAATAGGCGAGCAAAGCTCTAAAATAGAATTAAAAGATCTAAAAAGTGGCCAAAAATACCAAAAAGAATTAGCGATTAAAGATCATGAGCAAGGTATTGAATTGGTAAATGAATTGTTTGCTCAAAGTGGAATTTTACATGATTTAAATGAGCTTGATGGATGTGGACATAGGATAGTTCATGGAGGTCCAAATTTAACTAAACATTGTTTGGTAGATGATGAAATTTTAAAAGAAATTGATAGAGTTGCTCATATAGCACCTTTACATAATCCTGCACATTTAATAGGTATTAAAACTATGATAAAAGCTGCTCCAAAAGTTCCTAATGTGACAGTTTTTGACACAGCTTTTCATCAAAGTATGCCTGATTATGCTTATATGTATGCTTTGCCTTATGAGTTTTATGAAAAACATCAAGTTAGAAAATATGGTTTTCATGGTACTTCACATTCTTATGTAAGTAAACAAGCTGCACATATACTTGGTAAAGATATTAATGAATTTAATGCAATTAGTGCTCATCTTGGAAATGGTGCAAGTGTTTGTGCTGTAGAAAATGGAAAATGCGTAGATACCTCTATGGGTTTCACTCCACTAGAAGGTTTGGTTATGGGGACTAGATGTGGAGATATTGATCCTGCTGTGTTACCATTTTTAGCAAAAGAATTAAATTTAAATCCGTCTGATTTAGATACTATAATGAATAAAAAAAGTGGTGTTTATGGAATTTGTGGGTTTAATGACTTTAGAGATATTGAAGCACAAATTGAACAAAATAATGAAAAAGCAAGACTTGCTCTTGATATGTTTTGCTATCGTTTGAGTAAATATATCGGTTCTTATTTTGCTATTTTACCTAGGGTTGATGCATTGATTTTTACAGCTGGTATTGGGGAAAATGATAATATTGTTAGAGCAAAAGTATGTCAAAGATTAGCACATTTAGGATTTGATATAGATTTAGATAAAAATGCACAACTTAGAAATGGTGAGATTAGTCAAAAAGACTCTAAGATTAAAATTTTAATTGTTCCAACAGAAGAAGAATTAGAAATAGCTAAAATTACCACAGAACTTATTGTAAATAAATAA